A window of Pedococcus aerophilus contains these coding sequences:
- a CDS encoding M50 family metallopeptidase: protein MTVLLFLLGVLFVVLGVGLSIGLHEIGHLVPAKKFGVKVTQYMVGFGPTLWSRTRGETEYGIKAIPLGGYIRMIGMFPPRPGDKPGTLRVSSTGRFSQLADEARQLSLEEVKPGDEDRVFYKLPVHKKVIVMLGGPMMNFVIAVVLLTGILTTYGVATAQAGARVASVSECVVPASEAATKTTCAADDPKTPAFTAGILPGDEIVSVAGQPITTTADVGKLIRPRVGQQVDVVVRRDGVEKTLTATPIRNSVQQVGPDGTPLVDADGRPIVQETGFLGVSSGAIIGYERQSVTAVPGFVGEQLLATAGVVLKIPQKMVGVAQAAFGSGERDPNGPVSVVGVGRMAGDATAGKIPWIGGENGMDPFVFLLSLMASLNLALFVFNLIPLLPLDGGHVAGALWEGTKRGFARLRNRPDPGHVDVAKALPVAYAVSSVLIVMSVLLIYADLVKPISLGG, encoded by the coding sequence ATGACCGTGCTGTTGTTCCTGCTCGGGGTGCTGTTCGTGGTGCTCGGGGTGGGGCTGTCCATCGGCCTGCACGAGATCGGCCACCTCGTCCCTGCGAAGAAGTTCGGCGTGAAGGTCACGCAGTACATGGTCGGGTTCGGCCCCACGCTCTGGTCGCGCACCCGCGGCGAGACCGAGTACGGCATCAAGGCGATCCCGCTGGGCGGCTACATCCGCATGATCGGCATGTTCCCCCCGCGCCCGGGTGACAAGCCCGGGACGCTGCGGGTGTCGAGCACCGGTCGCTTCTCCCAGCTCGCCGACGAGGCCCGCCAGCTCAGTCTCGAGGAGGTCAAGCCGGGCGACGAGGACCGCGTCTTCTACAAGCTGCCGGTGCACAAGAAGGTCATCGTCATGCTCGGTGGACCGATGATGAACTTCGTCATCGCCGTGGTGCTGCTCACCGGGATCCTCACGACGTACGGCGTCGCTACCGCCCAGGCCGGCGCCCGCGTCGCCAGCGTCTCCGAGTGCGTCGTGCCGGCCAGCGAGGCGGCCACCAAGACCACCTGCGCGGCGGATGACCCGAAGACCCCGGCCTTCACCGCAGGCATCCTGCCCGGCGACGAGATCGTCTCCGTGGCGGGCCAGCCCATCACGACGACCGCCGACGTGGGCAAGCTCATCCGCCCGCGCGTGGGCCAGCAGGTGGACGTCGTGGTGCGCCGTGACGGCGTCGAGAAGACGCTCACCGCGACGCCGATCCGCAACTCCGTCCAGCAGGTCGGCCCCGACGGGACACCGCTCGTGGACGCCGACGGCCGGCCGATCGTCCAGGAGACGGGGTTCCTCGGCGTCTCGTCGGGGGCGATCATCGGCTACGAACGGCAGTCGGTCACCGCGGTCCCCGGGTTCGTGGGGGAGCAGCTGCTCGCCACCGCCGGGGTCGTCCTGAAGATCCCGCAGAAGATGGTCGGCGTCGCCCAGGCGGCGTTCGGCTCCGGCGAGCGCGACCCGAACGGCCCGGTGTCGGTGGTCGGCGTCGGCCGGATGGCGGGCGACGCCACCGCCGGCAAGATCCCGTGGATCGGCGGCGAGAATGGCATGGACCCGTTCGTCTTCCTGCTGTCGCTGATGGCCTCGCTCAACCTCGCGCTGTTCGTCTTCAACCTCATCCCGCTCCTACCGCTCGACGGTGGTCACGTCGCGGGCGCGCTGTGGGAGGGCACCAAACGTGGGTTCGCCAGGCTCCGCAACCGCCCCGACCCCGGTCACGTCGACGTCGCCAAGGCGCTGCCGGTGGCGTATGCCGTGTCCTCGGTCCTCATCGTGATGTCCGTCCTGCTCATCTACGCCGACCTGGTCAAGCCGATCAGCCTCGGCGGCTGA
- the dxr gene encoding 1-deoxy-D-xylulose-5-phosphate reductoisomerase, with protein sequence MTSLRTVAILGSTGSIGTQALDVISRNPDRFRVTALSAGSNLDLVAEQAVTFEVDLVAVATGTSEQVAEAIGAYAARAGRAAYRPQIVVGDDAAVTAASCGADVVLNGITGAIGLRPTLAALAEGSVLALANKESLIVGGPLVRAAARPGQIVPVDSEHSAIAQSLRGGRAEEVRRLVVTASGGPFRGRSRESLRDVTPEQALAHPNFTMGRVITTNSATLVNKGLEVIEAHLLFDIPFDRIDVVVHPQQMIHSMVEFVDGSTIAQAGPPRMLVPIALGLSWPERLADVDVPVDWTKAQSWEFEPLDDEAFPAVRLARQVGEAGGTHPAVYNAANEVAVDAFHEGRIGFLDIVDTIDRVVADHADHANTVAVGIESTTLTVEDVMRADRWAREQARAVLGLADDRLTDDRLADEPLTDAEGALR encoded by the coding sequence GTGACCTCCCTGCGCACCGTCGCCATCCTCGGCTCGACCGGATCCATCGGGACCCAGGCGCTCGACGTCATCTCGCGCAACCCCGACCGGTTCCGCGTCACGGCCCTGTCGGCCGGCTCCAACCTCGACCTCGTCGCCGAGCAGGCCGTGACCTTCGAGGTGGATCTCGTGGCCGTGGCCACCGGCACCTCCGAGCAGGTCGCCGAGGCGATCGGTGCGTATGCCGCCCGCGCCGGCCGCGCGGCATACCGGCCCCAGATCGTGGTCGGGGACGACGCCGCGGTGACGGCGGCCTCGTGCGGTGCGGACGTGGTGCTCAACGGGATCACCGGCGCCATCGGGCTGCGGCCCACCCTCGCGGCCCTCGCGGAGGGCTCGGTCCTGGCGCTGGCCAACAAGGAGTCGCTCATCGTCGGTGGCCCGCTGGTGAGGGCCGCGGCCCGACCCGGGCAGATCGTGCCGGTGGACTCCGAGCACTCCGCCATCGCGCAGAGCCTGCGCGGTGGGCGCGCCGAGGAGGTCCGGAGGCTCGTCGTGACGGCCAGCGGTGGTCCGTTCCGCGGTCGGTCGCGCGAGTCCCTGCGCGACGTGACGCCCGAGCAGGCGCTGGCCCACCCGAACTTCACGATGGGCCGGGTCATCACGACGAACTCGGCCACGCTGGTCAACAAGGGGCTCGAGGTCATCGAAGCCCACCTGCTCTTCGACATCCCGTTCGACCGGATCGACGTCGTCGTCCACCCCCAGCAGATGATCCACTCGATGGTGGAGTTCGTCGACGGCTCGACCATCGCGCAGGCCGGTCCGCCCCGGATGCTCGTGCCGATCGCCCTCGGGCTGTCGTGGCCCGAGCGGCTCGCCGACGTCGACGTCCCCGTGGACTGGACGAAGGCGCAGTCGTGGGAGTTCGAGCCGCTGGACGACGAGGCGTTCCCCGCGGTGCGGCTGGCGCGCCAGGTGGGGGAGGCCGGCGGCACGCACCCCGCCGTCTACAACGCCGCGAACGAGGTGGCCGTCGACGCGTTCCACGAGGGACGGATCGGCTTCCTCGACATCGTCGACACGATCGACCGTGTGGTCGCTGACCATGCTGACCACGCGAACACCGTTGCCGTGGGGATCGAATCGACGACACTGACCGTTGAGGACGTGATGCGCGCCGACAGGTGGGCTCGCGAGCAGGCCCGAGCAGTGCTGGGCCTGGCCGACGACAGACTCACCGATGATCGACTGGCTGACGAACCACTGACCGACGCCGAGGGGGCGCTTCGCTGA
- a CDS encoding Pr6Pr family membrane protein, whose translation MSPSSRRVVHGVVGAVAVAAILWQLALVVSGASVLETAAQPGLVTRLARFVSYFTILSNLLVAGVSFALARDPARDGRRWRVVHLATLSSITVTGVVHWFFLRPILDLQGASYVVDKLLHVVVPVLAVVAWVVAGPRGRAVRAAILPSLGWPLLWGALTLARGTATGWWPYPFIDADTLGWGRVLLNLVAIAVLFAVVGRALVAVDRALAARQVPAERSGRSAD comes from the coding sequence GTGAGCCCGTCCTCCCGTCGCGTCGTCCACGGAGTCGTCGGTGCGGTCGCGGTCGCCGCGATCCTCTGGCAGCTCGCGCTCGTGGTGTCCGGTGCGTCCGTGCTCGAGACGGCTGCCCAACCCGGTCTGGTCACCCGGCTCGCCAGGTTCGTCTCCTACTTCACGATCTTGTCCAACCTCCTCGTCGCAGGAGTGTCGTTCGCACTGGCCCGCGACCCCGCGAGGGACGGGCGCCGCTGGCGGGTCGTGCACCTGGCCACCCTGTCGAGCATCACGGTGACCGGGGTCGTCCACTGGTTCTTCCTGCGCCCGATCCTCGACCTCCAGGGGGCGAGCTACGTCGTCGACAAGCTGCTCCACGTCGTCGTGCCGGTCCTGGCCGTGGTCGCGTGGGTGGTGGCGGGTCCCCGGGGGAGGGCGGTCCGTGCCGCGATCCTTCCGTCCCTCGGCTGGCCGCTCCTGTGGGGTGCGCTCACCCTGGCGCGCGGGACCGCCACCGGGTGGTGGCCCTACCCGTTCATCGACGCCGACACGCTCGGCTGGGGGCGCGTCCTGCTCAACCTCGTGGCGATCGCCGTCCTGTTCGCCGTGGTGGGCAGGGCGCTGGTGGCGGTGGACCGTGCGCTGGCGGCCCGGCAGGTGCCCGCCGAGCGGTCCGGGCGGTCCGCCGACTGA
- a CDS encoding DnaB-like helicase C-terminal domain-containing protein yields MTTVESSEASAEPAPEAAREPAPAPAQGPSVLPGRAAPRLRSLTEVLAETDEKMRTGRAAGARVWPTGFDTLDVALTGGFRSGELILLGGPQGLGKTAMALQMLRNAVAANRSAVFFSYEHDAHSVLERLLAIEAGAIAGSDGISLTKIRQRFEARHSNAHSMHERFANARGGAEAVVALEGYGERLHVHTSSGLHTTLDEIRTAIEQVVSRESQPPLVLVDYLQKVPVANFSGSEEERVAVVVERLKDLALEFQVPVLAIVAAEKGSLVAGKRMRVNDLRGSSALAYESDVILILNDKYDVVAKHHLVYHLENAERFRQWVVMSIEKNRSGVDHVSLEFRKRFEQGRFEPEGRLVEEQLIEERVFRE; encoded by the coding sequence ATGACCACCGTCGAGTCCTCCGAGGCCTCGGCCGAGCCTGCCCCCGAAGCTGCTCGTGAACCTGCGCCAGCCCCTGCACAAGGGCCGAGCGTGCTTCCGGGGCGGGCGGCACCGCGGCTTCGGTCGCTCACCGAGGTCCTCGCCGAGACCGACGAGAAGATGCGCACCGGCCGAGCCGCCGGAGCCCGGGTCTGGCCGACCGGTTTCGACACCCTGGACGTCGCCCTCACCGGCGGCTTCCGCTCCGGTGAGCTGATCCTCCTCGGTGGCCCGCAGGGCCTGGGCAAGACCGCGATGGCGCTGCAGATGCTGCGCAACGCGGTCGCCGCCAACCGGTCGGCGGTCTTCTTCTCCTACGAGCACGACGCGCACAGCGTCCTCGAACGCCTGCTGGCGATCGAGGCGGGTGCGATCGCCGGGTCCGACGGCATCAGCCTCACCAAGATCCGACAGCGGTTCGAGGCCCGGCACAGCAACGCCCACTCCATGCACGAGCGCTTCGCCAACGCCCGCGGCGGCGCCGAGGCCGTCGTCGCGCTCGAGGGGTATGGCGAACGGCTGCACGTGCACACCTCGAGCGGCCTGCACACGACGCTGGACGAGATCCGCACGGCCATCGAGCAGGTCGTCAGCCGGGAGAGCCAGCCGCCGCTGGTCCTCGTGGACTACCTCCAGAAGGTGCCGGTCGCGAACTTCTCCGGGAGCGAGGAGGAGCGCGTCGCCGTCGTCGTCGAGCGGCTCAAGGACCTGGCGCTGGAGTTCCAGGTGCCGGTGCTCGCGATCGTGGCCGCGGAGAAGGGCAGCCTCGTCGCCGGCAAGCGCATGCGCGTCAACGACCTGCGCGGCTCCTCGGCGCTCGCCTACGAGTCCGACGTCATCCTCATCCTCAACGACAAGTACGACGTCGTGGCCAAGCACCACCTCGTCTACCACTTGGAGAACGCCGAACGCTTCCGCCAGTGGGTCGTCATGTCGATCGAGAAGAACCGCAGCGGCGTCGACCACGTCTCGCTGGAGTTCCGCAAGCGGTTCGAGCAGGGCCGCTTCGAGCCCGAGGGGCGCCTCGTCGAGGAGCAGCTCATCGAGGAGCGGGTCTTCCGCGAGTGA
- a CDS encoding NAD-dependent succinate-semialdehyde dehydrogenase, translating into MAITQKSLIESVPKGLLIGGKWRDGSDGLTIAVEDPSNGSTLAHVADASVEDGRAALDAAVAAQGDWAKTPPRDRGEILRSAFEKLTERAEEFATLMTLEMGKTLAESRGEVTYGAEFFRWFSEEAVRISGRWSTAPNGATRLLTMKKPVGPTLMITPWNFPLAMGTRKIGPAVAAGCTMVVKPASQTPLTMLALAELMRECGLPDGVLNVVTTSRTGEVMEPIIRDERLRKLTFTGSTNVGRRLVEQSAEQLLRVSMELGGNAPFLVFEDADLDRAVDGAMLAKMRNIGEACTAANRFYVHESVVEEFAARLAKRMGALTLGKGTKKGVDVGPLIDGKARDGVAELVDHAREQGATVVTGGKAAPGRGYFYEPTVLTGVAKDARMMREEIFGPVAPIASFSTEQEAIDLANGTEYGLASYVFTNDLSRVIRVSEALEYGMIGINQGIISNPAAPFGGVKASGFGREGGFEGIEEYLETTYVGIAP; encoded by the coding sequence ATGGCCATCACCCAGAAGTCGCTCATCGAGTCCGTCCCGAAGGGCCTGCTCATCGGCGGGAAGTGGCGCGACGGCAGCGACGGCCTGACCATCGCCGTCGAGGACCCGTCCAACGGCTCGACGCTGGCCCACGTCGCCGACGCCTCCGTCGAGGACGGCAGGGCTGCGCTCGACGCAGCCGTTGCGGCGCAAGGGGACTGGGCGAAGACGCCGCCCCGCGACCGCGGTGAGATCCTGCGCTCGGCCTTCGAGAAGCTCACCGAGCGGGCCGAGGAGTTCGCCACGCTGATGACGCTCGAGATGGGCAAGACCCTGGCCGAGTCCCGCGGCGAGGTGACCTACGGCGCCGAGTTCTTCCGGTGGTTCTCCGAGGAGGCCGTGCGCATCAGCGGTCGCTGGTCGACCGCCCCCAACGGTGCGACCCGGTTGCTGACCATGAAGAAGCCGGTCGGCCCCACGCTGATGATCACGCCGTGGAACTTCCCGCTGGCGATGGGCACCCGCAAGATCGGGCCCGCCGTCGCCGCCGGGTGCACGATGGTCGTCAAGCCCGCGAGCCAGACCCCGCTGACCATGCTGGCACTGGCCGAGCTGATGCGGGAGTGCGGCCTGCCGGACGGCGTCCTCAACGTCGTCACCACGTCGCGCACCGGTGAGGTCATGGAGCCCATCATCCGCGACGAGCGCCTGCGCAAGCTCACCTTCACCGGCTCCACCAACGTCGGGCGACGCCTCGTCGAGCAGTCGGCCGAGCAGCTCCTGCGGGTCTCGATGGAGCTCGGCGGCAACGCCCCGTTCCTCGTCTTCGAGGACGCCGACCTCGACCGGGCCGTCGACGGCGCGATGCTGGCCAAGATGCGCAACATCGGCGAGGCCTGCACCGCGGCCAACCGGTTCTACGTCCACGAGAGCGTCGTCGAGGAGTTCGCTGCCAGGCTCGCGAAGCGGATGGGTGCGCTCACCCTCGGCAAGGGCACCAAGAAGGGCGTCGACGTCGGACCGCTCATCGACGGCAAGGCCCGTGACGGTGTCGCCGAGCTCGTGGACCACGCCCGCGAGCAGGGCGCCACGGTCGTCACCGGAGGCAAGGCCGCGCCCGGCCGCGGCTACTTCTACGAGCCGACCGTGCTGACCGGTGTCGCCAAGGACGCCCGCATGATGCGCGAGGAGATCTTCGGCCCGGTGGCGCCGATCGCGTCGTTCAGCACCGAGCAGGAGGCCATCGACCTGGCCAACGGCACGGAGTACGGCCTGGCGTCCTACGTCTTCACGAACGACCTGAGCCGGGTGATCCGGGTCAGCGAGGCGCTGGAGTACGGGATGATCGGCATCAACCAGGGGATCATCTCGAACCCGGCCGCTCCGTTCGGCGGCGTCAAGGCCTCGGGATTCGGCCGCGAGGGCGGGTTCGAGGGGATCGAGGAGTACCTCGAGACGACGTATGTGGGGATCGCGCCCTGA
- the speB gene encoding agmatinase has product MTRYGQQYGPDFTFLGVDRCDLDDESTYADADVVILGAPFDGGTSHRPGTRFGPQAIRMTDYLPHDGSRPSLAMRTDGLVDLRVVDAGDVEMYSGDIERSLPKLEAAVEKVTRAGAIPVVLGGDHSIAFPDAKGVANVLGHGRVSMIHFDAHADTGDIEFGSLWGHGQPMRRLIESGALRGDRFLQVGLRGYWPPPETLDWMAGQQMRSFEMTEIVHRGLQECLTDAFAIATDECEGVFLSVDIDVCDPGHAPGTGTPEPGGLSARELLDSVRRICLELPVVGVDVVEVSPPYDHADITAALANRVVLEALSAIARRRQDAREGTRWDPAQPLLAGRAGAIPEGHIPSHHHTHETHDHAPTEEQS; this is encoded by the coding sequence ATGACGCGATACGGGCAGCAGTACGGACCCGACTTCACCTTCCTCGGCGTGGACCGCTGCGACCTCGACGACGAGAGCACGTATGCCGACGCGGACGTCGTGATCCTCGGTGCACCCTTCGACGGCGGGACCTCCCACCGTCCGGGGACCCGCTTCGGACCGCAGGCGATCCGCATGACGGACTACCTGCCGCACGACGGTTCCCGGCCCTCCCTCGCGATGCGGACCGACGGCCTCGTCGACCTGCGGGTCGTCGACGCCGGGGACGTCGAGATGTACTCCGGCGACATCGAGCGGTCGCTACCCAAGCTCGAGGCAGCGGTCGAGAAGGTCACCCGGGCGGGCGCCATACCGGTGGTCCTCGGTGGGGACCACTCGATCGCGTTCCCGGACGCCAAGGGAGTCGCCAACGTGCTCGGCCACGGCCGCGTGTCGATGATCCACTTCGACGCGCACGCCGACACCGGCGACATCGAGTTCGGCTCGCTGTGGGGCCACGGCCAGCCCATGCGCCGCCTCATCGAGTCCGGCGCCCTGCGCGGCGACCGGTTCCTCCAGGTCGGGCTGCGCGGCTACTGGCCGCCGCCGGAGACGCTGGACTGGATGGCCGGCCAGCAGATGCGCTCGTTCGAGATGACCGAGATCGTGCACCGCGGCCTCCAGGAGTGCCTCACCGACGCGTTCGCCATCGCCACCGACGAGTGCGAGGGCGTCTTCCTCTCGGTCGACATCGACGTCTGCGACCCGGGTCACGCGCCGGGCACCGGCACGCCCGAGCCCGGCGGGCTGTCCGCCCGCGAGCTGCTCGACTCGGTGCGCCGGATCTGCCTGGAGCTGCCCGTCGTCGGCGTCGACGTCGTCGAGGTCAGTCCGCCCTACGACCATGCCGACATCACCGCGGCCCTGGCGAACCGCGTTGTCCTCGAAGCGCTCTCGGCCATCGCCCGCCGTCGCCAGGACGCCCGGGAGGGGACCCGCTGGGACCCCGCGCAGCCCCTGCTGGCGGGCCGCGCCGGCGCCATACCGGAGGGGCACATCCCCTCGCACCACCACACGCACGAGACGCACGACCACGCACCCACGGAGGAACAGTCCTGA
- a CDS encoding saccharopine dehydrogenase family protein: MRILMIGAGGVGDAAARIAVERDFFELLVVADYDLARAEATVANASARREGETRLVAAVVDASDGAAVAAVAAQYAVTHVFNAVDPRFVMPIFRGALAAGASYLDMAMSLSQRHPEEPYAKAHVKLGDEQFAMAGEWEASGQLALLGMGVEPGLSDVFARYASDHLFSHIEELGTRDGANLAVHDADGNETFAPGFSMWTIIEECLNPPVVWDRARAEAAGGDVEAGFSTLPAFAEPEVFDFPEGIGPVECVHVEHEEVLLMPRWVEADRVTFKYGLGEELISILKTLRTLGLDRTDMVTVKGVQVSPRDVVAAVLPDPATIGPQMKGKTCAGLWVTGTGKDGQPRRTYLYHVSDNEDTMREYGAQCVVWQTAVNPVVALELIANGTWSGSGVLGPEAFDAVPFLDLLKAPKPEGYGSPWGMEDR, encoded by the coding sequence ATGCGGATCCTCATGATCGGCGCCGGTGGCGTCGGTGACGCCGCCGCGCGCATCGCCGTCGAGCGCGACTTCTTCGAGCTGCTCGTCGTCGCCGACTACGACCTGGCGAGGGCCGAGGCGACGGTCGCCAACGCCTCGGCACGACGGGAGGGGGAGACCCGCCTCGTGGCTGCGGTGGTCGACGCCTCCGACGGTGCGGCGGTCGCAGCGGTGGCGGCGCAGTACGCCGTCACCCACGTCTTCAACGCGGTCGACCCCCGCTTCGTGATGCCGATCTTCCGCGGTGCACTGGCCGCCGGGGCGAGCTACCTCGACATGGCCATGAGCCTGTCGCAGCGCCACCCCGAGGAGCCCTATGCCAAGGCGCACGTCAAGCTCGGCGACGAGCAGTTCGCGATGGCGGGGGAGTGGGAGGCGTCGGGGCAGCTCGCGCTGCTGGGCATGGGCGTCGAGCCCGGCCTGTCCGACGTGTTCGCGCGCTACGCGTCCGACCACCTGTTCTCGCACATCGAGGAGCTCGGCACCCGCGACGGCGCCAACCTGGCCGTCCACGACGCCGACGGGAACGAGACCTTCGCGCCCGGGTTCTCGATGTGGACGATCATCGAGGAGTGCCTCAACCCGCCCGTGGTGTGGGACCGGGCACGGGCCGAGGCCGCCGGCGGTGACGTCGAGGCGGGGTTCTCCACGCTCCCGGCGTTCGCCGAGCCCGAGGTGTTCGACTTCCCCGAGGGCATCGGCCCGGTGGAGTGCGTGCACGTCGAGCACGAGGAGGTGCTCCTCATGCCGCGCTGGGTCGAGGCAGACCGGGTCACCTTCAAGTACGGCCTCGGCGAGGAGCTCATCAGCATCCTCAAGACGTTGCGCACCCTGGGCCTCGACCGCACCGACATGGTCACCGTGAAAGGCGTGCAGGTGTCGCCGCGGGACGTCGTCGCGGCGGTTCTTCCCGACCCTGCGACCATCGGACCGCAGATGAAGGGGAAGACCTGTGCGGGCCTGTGGGTCACCGGCACCGGCAAGGACGGGCAGCCCCGGCGCACCTACCTCTACCACGTGTCCGACAACGAGGACACGATGAGGGAGTACGGCGCCCAGTGCGTCGTGTGGCAGACCGCCGTGAACCCCGTCGTGGCCCTCGAGCTCATCGCCAACGGCACGTGGAGCGGCAGCGGGGTGCTCGGCCCGGAGGCCTTCGACGCCGTGCCGTTCCTCGACCTGCTGAAGGCCCCGAAGCCCGAGGGCTACGGTTCCCCCTGGGGCATGGAGGACCGCTGA
- a CDS encoding ABC transporter permease, whose protein sequence is MIAALAVLVYLFVPVAYTFVFSFNDYRKSNIVWNSAAGPTLKHWKDPCGAPGVCEALVTSIQVGAIATVVATVLGTMLAFALVRHRFRGRATSNVLVFVPMATPEIVLGASLLTIFVQGFSRFGLRLGFWTIVIAHVMFCISFVVVTVKARLQSLDPRLEEAAQDLYAGPGGTFWRVTFPLVLPGIVGAALLAFSLSFDDFIITNFVSGDETTFPKFVYVSYLRGIPAQANVIGFSMFVIAVLLVVAGQLIGNARKR, encoded by the coding sequence ATGATCGCCGCGCTCGCGGTGCTCGTCTACCTCTTCGTCCCGGTGGCCTACACGTTCGTCTTCTCCTTCAACGACTACCGCAAGTCCAACATCGTCTGGAACTCCGCGGCCGGTCCCACGCTGAAGCACTGGAAGGACCCCTGCGGCGCCCCCGGCGTGTGCGAGGCGCTGGTGACCTCGATCCAGGTCGGGGCGATCGCGACGGTCGTGGCCACGGTGCTGGGCACGATGCTCGCCTTCGCGCTGGTGCGGCACCGCTTCCGCGGGCGGGCGACGAGCAACGTGCTCGTCTTCGTCCCGATGGCGACGCCCGAGATCGTGCTGGGAGCCAGCCTGCTGACGATCTTCGTGCAGGGCTTCTCCCGCTTCGGCCTGCGGCTGGGGTTCTGGACGATCGTCATCGCCCACGTGATGTTCTGCATCAGCTTCGTCGTCGTCACGGTCAAGGCCCGGCTGCAGAGCCTGGACCCGCGCCTCGAGGAGGCGGCCCAGGACCTGTATGCGGGGCCGGGTGGGACGTTCTGGCGGGTCACCTTCCCGCTGGTGCTCCCGGGCATCGTCGGAGCCGCGCTGCTGGCGTTCTCGTTGTCCTTCGACGACTTCATCATCACCAACTTCGTGTCCGGTGACGAGACGACGTTCCCCAAGTTCGTCTACGTCTCGTACCTGCGCGGGATCCCCGCCCAGGCCAACGTGATCGGCTTCTCGATGTTCGTCATCGCGGTGCTGCTCGTCGTGGCCGGCCAGCTCATCGGCAACGCGCGCAAGCGCTGA
- a CDS encoding ABC transporter permease yields MSALAHVGGGTPAAPDHGPPQERGGRSWAAYLLLVPGALWLLVFFVLPLVQLFTVSLQSGFPGYPGYYYRDVNFGNYLTAITDFAPHFGRSLLYAGLATFFAFVLAYPLAYAMAFKAGRWRSVMMICVIAPFFTSFILRTIAWRQILADNGPVADTLNFLHLLPGGRITETWVAVVAGLTYNFLPFMVLPIYASLERADPKVIEAGGDLYANGLTTFRKVTLPMSLPGVIAGTLLTFIPAAGDYVNAELLGSDRSTKMVGNVIESQFFRVLGGFPTAAALSFTLMAIILAMVFVYIRKFGTEELL; encoded by the coding sequence GTGAGCGCCCTCGCCCACGTGGGCGGGGGGACACCGGCGGCACCGGACCACGGACCGCCGCAGGAGCGCGGCGGTCGGTCGTGGGCGGCATACCTGCTGCTCGTCCCCGGCGCCCTGTGGTTGCTCGTCTTCTTCGTGCTGCCGCTGGTGCAGCTCTTCACGGTCTCGCTCCAGAGCGGGTTCCCCGGCTACCCCGGCTACTACTACCGGGACGTCAACTTCGGGAACTACCTCACGGCGATCACCGACTTCGCACCGCACTTCGGGCGGTCCCTGCTGTATGCCGGCCTGGCCACCTTCTTCGCGTTCGTCCTGGCCTACCCCCTGGCGTACGCGATGGCGTTCAAGGCCGGTCGCTGGCGCAGCGTCATGATGATCTGCGTCATCGCCCCGTTCTTCACCTCGTTCATCCTGCGCACCATCGCGTGGCGCCAGATCCTCGCGGACAACGGGCCGGTCGCGGACACCCTCAACTTCCTGCACCTGCTGCCCGGGGGCCGGATCACCGAGACGTGGGTCGCGGTCGTCGCGGGCCTGACCTACAACTTCCTGCCGTTCATGGTGCTGCCGATCTACGCCTCGCTCGAGCGGGCCGACCCCAAGGTCATCGAGGCCGGTGGCGACCTCTACGCCAACGGCCTCACCACCTTCCGCAAGGTCACGCTCCCGATGAGCCTGCCGGGCGTCATCGCCGGCACGCTGCTCACCTTCATCCCGGCGGCGGGTGACTACGTCAACGCCGAGCTGCTCGGCTCGGACCGCAGCACCAAGATGGTCGGCAACGTCATCGAGAGCCAGTTCTTCCGGGTGCTCGGCGGCTTCCCGACCGCTGCCGCGCTCAGCTTCACCCTCATGGCGATCATCCTCGCGATGGTGTTCGTCTACATCCGCAAGTTCGGCACGGAGGAGCTCCTGTGA